Below is a genomic region from Methanolinea sp..
GTCGATGAGCACGTGGAGCTTGTATCCAAAACAGGGTATCTCTCCTCTTTTCGTCCAGGTCCCGTCTTTATTCTCCGGGTTTTTCCTTCATCCCGCGGTGATGTCCCGGAAGACAGTTTTCCCGGGTCCGCGGTGATGCTCGTTGCATCCTGGATGACTCCACGGGTGATTACAGGACCCTTGGCCGCGATCTGTGCCTGGAAATTATCCCATATCTCCTGGGATTTGCCTGATTCCTTGAGATGTTCGCGGGAGAACCAAGCTATGGAAAAATCGGGAACCCCGTGGAAAAACTTGATGGACTTCCGAAACGGGATGCGATCCGTCACCTGGCGTTCCAGTTCCGGGCCGGAGAAGTTGGAGAGTTCCTGGAGCACGAGGGATTTGACCATCACGACAGGGTCGATATTTGGTCTTCTGCCTTTCCTTTCTTGTTCTTGTAGAGGTCTTCAAGAATCGGGCGAAACTGGTCCCAGTCAATTATCGATTCAAATTCTGAAAGGCGGTCCCCAACCTTTTGTACCCTCTTGCATGCCTCGTGCAAGCCGAATGTTTCGAAGGTCATTGGGGAGTTTTCGATCGGCTGAGATATAGCTTTAACCCCCTCCCCAAATCACCACTCAGCCAACCGCTGTAATTGAATCTTATCGCCAAATCCCAGAGAAATAACGAGCCCGAGTAAAAGTACATTCAGGCAGACCGTCTTTTTCACAGATCGCGTTGTATATTTGTGGATCCTCTTCAAACCGAATGCATTTTTCGCCATTTTGAAGACATCCTCGATGAGGGATCTCTTCTCCACGAGTTGGATCTCGTCGCGGAGGTACATCACCAACCGACGCGCCAGGGAAGTGTATCTCTGGACGAGCTGTTTCGCATCAGACCTCCCGAAAATCCAGAGGGGAAAATTGAGTTTCCTGAGCAGTTTGGGTAATGAGAAGTTCCTCTTGGCGAAGATCGCCGGGACGATGCTGAACTCGAAGATTCCCTCCACGTAGTTATCATACGCGTCGTATCCCTTGTCAAAGACGATTGTATCACCGATCCGGGCGATTCTGCGCCTTTTCAATTCACTCACGATTTCACGGAAAATGGTGGAGTCGTGGGGAGATCCCGGATGGAGCAGGAAACAGACCGGCCGCAGGGAATGCGCATCGAGTGCGAGAGTGAGTTTGTAG
It encodes:
- a CDS encoding transposase encodes the protein YKLTLALDAHSLRPVCFLLHPGSPHDSTIFREIVSELKRRRIARIGDTIVFDKGYDAYDNYVEGIFEFSIVPAIFAKRNFSLPKLLRKLNFPLWIFGRSDAKQLVQRYTSLARRLVMYLRDEIQLVEKRSLIEDVFKMAKNAFGLKRIHKYTTRSVKKTVCLNVLLLGLVISLGFGDKIQLQRLAEW